In the genome of Sus scrofa isolate TJ Tabasco breed Duroc unplaced genomic scaffold, Sscrofa11.1 Contig163, whole genome shotgun sequence, one region contains:
- the LOC106508184 gene encoding butyrophilin subfamily 1 member A1-like isoform X3 codes for MTLLFFIFCILYFKTRGSLHGHSGELQDETDTLRKKNEKLQKVNGELQDETDTLRKKNEKLQKVNGELQDETDTLRKKNEKLQKVNGALQDEIARRKAQFKKAWRDAPIYPDWRKEEFEAANVTLDEATAHPALLVSERGRQVTWQETCQDLPSSTQRFNSIPCVLGQLRINSGRAHWEVEVGDMQSWDLGICRENVTRKGAFIMSPQNGFWAIRLYDGDYWALTSPETSLPLRERPLKVGIFLDYEAGDVSFYNMTDGSHIFTFPQNTFYGVLRPLFRLWSSDSGSLTICSAEGECTDVIHKPTLQVK; via the exons GAGAACTTCAGGATGAAACAG acacACTTCGGAAAAAAAACG aaaagcTTCAGAAAGTAAATG GAGAACTTCAGGATGAAACAG acacACTTCGGAAAAAAAACG aaaagcTTCAGAAAGTAAATG GAGAACTTCAGGATGAAACAG acacACTTCGGAAAAAAAACG aaaagcTTCAGAAAGTAAATG GAGCCCTTCAGGATGAGATTG cTAGGAGGAAGGCTCAATTCAAGAAAG CCTGGAGGGATGCTCCAATATATCCTG ATTGGAGGAAAGAAGAATTCGAAGCTG CAAATGTGACCCTGGATGAAGCCActgcccaccctgccctcctcGTGTCTGAAAGAGGGAGGCAAGTTACCTGGCAAGAAACTTGTCAAGATCTTCCCAGCTCCACACAGAGATTCAACTCCATTCCCTGTGTGCTGGGTCAGCTGCGCATCAACTCAGGGAGGGCCCATTGGGAGGTGGAGGTTGGGGACATGCAATCTTGGGACTTGGGAATTTGTAGAGAAAATGTGACAAGGAAGGGGGCATTCATTATGTCCCCACAGAATGGTTTCTGGGCCATTAGGCTCTATGACGGGGACTACTGGGCCCTCACCTCCCCGGAAACTTCTCTTCCTCTAAGAGAAAGACCCCTTAAGGTGGGGATATTCCTGGATTATGAGGCTGGAGATGTATCTTTCTACAACATGACAGATGGATCCCACATTTTCACCTTTCCCCAGAACACATTCTATGGTGTCCTGAGACCACTTTTCAGACTTTGGTCCTCTGACTCGGGCTCCCTAACCATCTGTTCAGCTGAAGGAGAATGTACTGATGTAATTCATAAGCCTACCCTCCAGGTGAAATGA
- the LOC106508184 gene encoding butyrophilin subfamily 1 member A1-like isoform X1: protein MTLLFFIFCILYFKTRGSLHGHSGERALLNGELQDETDTLRKKNEKLQKVNGELQDETDTLRKKNEKLQKVNGELQDETDTLRKKNEKLQKVNGALQDEIARRKAQFKKAWRDAPIYPDWRKEEFEAANVTLDEATAHPALLVSERGRQVTWQETCQDLPSSTQRFNSIPCVLGQLRINSGRAHWEVEVGDMQSWDLGICRENVTRKGAFIMSPQNGFWAIRLYDGDYWALTSPETSLPLRERPLKVGIFLDYEAGDVSFYNMTDGSHIFTFPQNTFYGVLRPLFRLWSSDSGSLTICSAEGECTDVIHKPTLQVK from the exons GGGAGAGAGCACTGCTAAATG GAGAACTTCAGGATGAAACAG acacACTTCGGAAAAAAAACG aaaagcTTCAGAAAGTAAATG GAGAACTTCAGGATGAAACAG acacACTTCGGAAAAAAAACG aaaagcTTCAGAAAGTAAATG GAGAACTTCAGGATGAAACAG acacACTTCGGAAAAAAAACG aaaagcTTCAGAAAGTAAATG GAGCCCTTCAGGATGAGATTG cTAGGAGGAAGGCTCAATTCAAGAAAG CCTGGAGGGATGCTCCAATATATCCTG ATTGGAGGAAAGAAGAATTCGAAGCTG CAAATGTGACCCTGGATGAAGCCActgcccaccctgccctcctcGTGTCTGAAAGAGGGAGGCAAGTTACCTGGCAAGAAACTTGTCAAGATCTTCCCAGCTCCACACAGAGATTCAACTCCATTCCCTGTGTGCTGGGTCAGCTGCGCATCAACTCAGGGAGGGCCCATTGGGAGGTGGAGGTTGGGGACATGCAATCTTGGGACTTGGGAATTTGTAGAGAAAATGTGACAAGGAAGGGGGCATTCATTATGTCCCCACAGAATGGTTTCTGGGCCATTAGGCTCTATGACGGGGACTACTGGGCCCTCACCTCCCCGGAAACTTCTCTTCCTCTAAGAGAAAGACCCCTTAAGGTGGGGATATTCCTGGATTATGAGGCTGGAGATGTATCTTTCTACAACATGACAGATGGATCCCACATTTTCACCTTTCCCCAGAACACATTCTATGGTGTCCTGAGACCACTTTTCAGACTTTGGTCCTCTGACTCGGGCTCCCTAACCATCTGTTCAGCTGAAGGAGAATGTACTGATGTAATTCATAAGCCTACCCTCCAGGTGAAATGA
- the LOC106508184 gene encoding butyrophilin subfamily 1 member A1-like isoform X2 yields the protein MTLLFFIFCILYFKTRGSLHGHSEKLQKVNGELQDETDTLRKKNEKLQKVNGELQDETDTLRKKNEKLQKVNGELQDETDTLRKKNEKLQKVNGALQDEIARRKAQFKKAWRDAPIYPDWRKEEFEAANVTLDEATAHPALLVSERGRQVTWQETCQDLPSSTQRFNSIPCVLGQLRINSGRAHWEVEVGDMQSWDLGICRENVTRKGAFIMSPQNGFWAIRLYDGDYWALTSPETSLPLRERPLKVGIFLDYEAGDVSFYNMTDGSHIFTFPQNTFYGVLRPLFRLWSSDSGSLTICSAEGECTDVIHKPTLQVK from the exons aaaagcTTCAGAAAGTAAATG GAGAACTTCAGGATGAAACAG acacACTTCGGAAAAAAAACG aaaagcTTCAGAAAGTAAATG GAGAACTTCAGGATGAAACAG acacACTTCGGAAAAAAAACG aaaagcTTCAGAAAGTAAATG GAGAACTTCAGGATGAAACAG acacACTTCGGAAAAAAAACG aaaagcTTCAGAAAGTAAATG GAGCCCTTCAGGATGAGATTG cTAGGAGGAAGGCTCAATTCAAGAAAG CCTGGAGGGATGCTCCAATATATCCTG ATTGGAGGAAAGAAGAATTCGAAGCTG CAAATGTGACCCTGGATGAAGCCActgcccaccctgccctcctcGTGTCTGAAAGAGGGAGGCAAGTTACCTGGCAAGAAACTTGTCAAGATCTTCCCAGCTCCACACAGAGATTCAACTCCATTCCCTGTGTGCTGGGTCAGCTGCGCATCAACTCAGGGAGGGCCCATTGGGAGGTGGAGGTTGGGGACATGCAATCTTGGGACTTGGGAATTTGTAGAGAAAATGTGACAAGGAAGGGGGCATTCATTATGTCCCCACAGAATGGTTTCTGGGCCATTAGGCTCTATGACGGGGACTACTGGGCCCTCACCTCCCCGGAAACTTCTCTTCCTCTAAGAGAAAGACCCCTTAAGGTGGGGATATTCCTGGATTATGAGGCTGGAGATGTATCTTTCTACAACATGACAGATGGATCCCACATTTTCACCTTTCCCCAGAACACATTCTATGGTGTCCTGAGACCACTTTTCAGACTTTGGTCCTCTGACTCGGGCTCCCTAACCATCTGTTCAGCTGAAGGAGAATGTACTGATGTAATTCATAAGCCTACCCTCCAGGTGAAATGA